Below is a genomic region from Marinobacter salarius.
CCATGGATGACCTCTGGGATTCGTTTCACATCGACCATGGAGACCGCTGGAGTCGCAAGCTCTTCCCCGGTCGTGAGAAAACCCTTCAGTATTTCAACGTCATCTATGATCGCGTTGCGTCGCGCATCGCACAGCAACCACTGACCGATGAGGCCCTGTACCTCTATCGTTACGCCATTTATCACCAGCACATGCACATCGAGTCGATGACGTGGTGTCGGCAGACGGTTGCCCTGCCGGCACCCCCTGGCTTTGTTGGCGCCTTGCCAAAACGTGCGGAGCCTCTGCCCGGCGATGCACCCATCCCCGGCGGCCGCTACCAGATCGGAATGCCGGGCGAGTCTGCCTGTTACGCCACCACAGACTTTGCCTTTGATGGGGAAAAGCCGCGTTTCGAAGCCCCGGTGGAGCCCTTTGCCATCTCCCGCACCCTCGTCTCCAACCGGGAGTTTCTGGCGTTCGTTGAGGATGATGGCTACCGGCGACCGGAACTCTGGTCTTTCGGAGGGCGCAAGTGGTTGAGTACCGCGACCGATATTGCCCTGGTGCATGGCAGTTCCCAGCCAATGTTGCGGGAGCCCAGGCACCCGCTTTACTGGTGCTGGCACGAGGGCGAATGGCAGGAGCGTGTGTTTGACCGCTGGCAGGCCCTGAATCTGGATGCGCCTGTCGTCCACGTCAGCTATTGGGAGGCCGAGGCCTATTGCCAGTGGGCCGGCCGCCGCTTGCCAACAGAAGTGGAGTGGGAGGCTGCGGCACTCGGTAACCGGAGTGGCGAGGATTTTCGTCGTTTTCCCTGGGGGAATGAACGCCCAGCACCCGACCATGCGGATCTCGACGCCACCCACATGGCGCAGCAGCCGGTGTGGGATTATCCTGCGGGTGATAGCCGCTCCGGCTGTCGCCAGATGATCGGTAGCGTCTGGGAATGGACCAGCAGTCAGTTTCTTCCCTACGACGGATTCAGGGTCGATATGTACCCCTTTATGTCTACCTTGCAGTTCGGTGATCACAAGGTGACCCGGGGTGGTGGGTGTGCGACATCCTCATGCCTGATCCGGGGCACTTACAGGCAAGCCTATCTGCCCCTTCGCAACGACGTGTACACCGGGTTTCGCACCTGTGCGCTGTCGGATTCGGCTTCTGGTACACGCTGAGGATCTTGATATGAATGTCTATGAAACCGACGAACTACTCGGGCAGTACCTGGGGTTTCATTTTGGTGAAAGCCACTTTGGGGTAGGAAATTATCCCGCCCGCTGCGCCGGTATCTGCCAGGAATTGGTGGCGGGCCGGGATAAACGGCGAGCGTTGGACCTGGGGTGTGCGGTTGGCCGCACGGCCTTTGAGCTAGGCCGGGTCTTTGATGGTGTGGT
It encodes:
- the senA gene encoding selenoneine synthase SenA; this encodes MTQSEQAQKTELLAELEATCHRTFELVDSLSDEQLEVPYHPGVNPPLWEMGHASFFYEVFVFNLLDGTPSYDPSMDDLWDSFHIDHGDRWSRKLFPGREKTLQYFNVIYDRVASRIAQQPLTDEALYLYRYAIYHQHMHIESMTWCRQTVALPAPPGFVGALPKRAEPLPGDAPIPGGRYQIGMPGESACYATTDFAFDGEKPRFEAPVEPFAISRTLVSNREFLAFVEDDGYRRPELWSFGGRKWLSTATDIALVHGSSQPMLREPRHPLYWCWHEGEWQERVFDRWQALNLDAPVVHVSYWEAEAYCQWAGRRLPTEVEWEAAALGNRSGEDFRRFPWGNERPAPDHADLDATHMAQQPVWDYPAGDSRSGCRQMIGSVWEWTSSQFLPYDGFRVDMYPFMSTLQFGDHKVTRGGGCATSSCLIRGTYRQAYLPLRNDVYTGFRTCALSDSASGTR